In the Clostridium sp. 'White wine YQ' genome, CATTTGCTGCTGGGTGTGTACCACCAATATATATTGAACCTGCAAACTGCTTAGACTCTCCTGTTAAGTCTACATTAGAAGTTTTCACGAAAAATGGATATGCCCATTCTGCATTTCCAATATCACAAGAAAGCAGTGCATATATACAAGGACTTAAGCTTGAGCCATGTTCTGTCCTTGGCTCATAGTACTCCCAATTTGCCTTTTTAACTTCTTTAGAATATTCATTTTTGAACAGATTTAGCATAAGTACAACATCTGCTTGTTTAATAATCTTAGTAGTAGATGCTACTCCATGTCCTCCACCCCAATATTCTTTTGGATCAAGAAGTCTGCTTTTTACTTCCTCTAAAGTGCAATCCTCTAATTCATTGTATCCGCTAAACTGCTCTATAACCAAAGTTTTTTCATCTGGCTTAGGCACATAAAGCTTTTCTTTAAATTTAATAAGACTTAATATCTCTTCTTTGTCATACTCAATTTTAGATAGGAGTTTTAAACATTCCTCAGGATATTTATCCTGTAATATTTCTAAGATTTTAAATGCAATATCTAAAGTATGATAAACCATCTTACTTGTGTATGCATTATTATTTACTCTTTCATGATACTCATCTGGTCCAATAACATCCAAGATTTCATACCTGTCCTTATCTTCTTTAAAGTACGCATAGGAATAATAAAATCTTGCACATTCCAAAATTACTTCTGCTCCGCCATTTAAAAGTAAGTTGTCATCTCCAGTAAACTTATAAGTTTCCCATATTGCATGAGATACTGCAGCACTTATATGAACCTGCTTATCTTTGAAATATGTTTTAACTGGACGTCCAGTAAATACATCTGTTACATTAAAATCACTACAGGCATCTTGTCCATCTTCTTGACTTTCCCATGCATAAAAAGCTCCTTTAAAGCCGTAATAATTTGCCTTTTCTCTAGCTCCTTGCAGGGTTCTTATTCTGTAATTAACTAAATTAATGGCAACATCTGGTGAGGTATGAAGGAAGAATGGAAGCATAAACATCTCTGTATCCCAGAAGATAGCACCCTTATAGGTTTGTCCAGAAAGTCCTCGTGCTGGTATTGATAACTTATTTGAATGTACTGGTGCTATAATGTGAAGTTGATATATACTATAGCGAAGTGCCAATTGATCATCCTCATTACCTTCAATTATTACATCAGAAACTTCCCATCTATCATTCCATTTTGCTGCATGAGCATTATAGTTTTTGTCATACCCATCCTCAGCCCCCTTAACTGCTACATCTAAACATTCAGCTTCTATATTTGAGGCTTCATCATTTCCCGTATAAACAGAAACATATTTATAAATTGTATATTCTACTCCTGGCTCCCCTTTAAACTTTATATTTCTAAGAATGCTTTTTTCAGTTTTTAATATAGCTTCTTCTGCCTCAAAATCCTTTTTACAGATTTCTGCTACCACAACTGGGACTTTTAATTCTTGAGTTGGAGTTGATATTTTTATATAGTTTTTATCACTTTCTAGCATGTAATTTTCTAAATGGGGGCCATTTATATCCCATACATCCCCATCAATGCCTGTATTAATCTCTATTTCACTTGTCTCATCTACAGTCACAGTATATTTAAGACATATTAAATGAACATTAGAAAGGCTTATGAAACGTTCAGCCTTAATTGCAATTTTTCCTTTTTCACTATTCCACTCTGTGTTTCTTCTATGGACTCCTTCCTTAATATCAAGAACTTGATTATGCTCAAAAGGTTCTTCCTTAAGCACTGAATATTCTTCTCCATCTACCATTAGTGTTGTAAATGTACCATTTGGAGCATTGATAGGCTCACGCCACTTATCCCCTTGCTTATCATATAAACCTGAAATATTACAGGCAACTAGTTCATTTTTTGTATACTCCTCCAATGTTCCTCTAAAGCCCATATACCCATTTCCAGTAATAAATTTATTTCCATTGTTAACTATATTCTCTTTATTAAAACTCTCTTCTTTTACTCTCCAAGACATATTACTCCCTCCAACATTCAGGAATTCTTAGTGTAATACCTTCTGAATCAATAGAATATTTTTTATCATATACTTCTATTTCTACTGACTTATCATTTATAACCTTAATAGTTAACTCTTCCTTGCTTGCTTTAACAGACAGTACTGCTGACTTATAAACCACTCTGAAAGTATAGCTATTCCATGCCTTTGGAATGGATGGATTAAACTTAAGAACTTTTCCATCGCTTCTCATGCCACCAAAGCCATATACAATGTTAAGCCAAGCTCCAGCTAAACTAGTTGTGTGTATAC is a window encoding:
- a CDS encoding glycosyl hydrolase family 65 protein — its product is MSWRVKEESFNKENIVNNGNKFITGNGYMGFRGTLEEYTKNELVACNISGLYDKQGDKWREPINAPNGTFTTLMVDGEEYSVLKEEPFEHNQVLDIKEGVHRRNTEWNSEKGKIAIKAERFISLSNVHLICLKYTVTVDETSEIEINTGIDGDVWDINGPHLENYMLESDKNYIKISTPTQELKVPVVVAEICKKDFEAEEAILKTEKSILRNIKFKGEPGVEYTIYKYVSVYTGNDEASNIEAECLDVAVKGAEDGYDKNYNAHAAKWNDRWEVSDVIIEGNEDDQLALRYSIYQLHIIAPVHSNKLSIPARGLSGQTYKGAIFWDTEMFMLPFFLHTSPDVAINLVNYRIRTLQGAREKANYYGFKGAFYAWESQEDGQDACSDFNVTDVFTGRPVKTYFKDKQVHISAAVSHAIWETYKFTGDDNLLLNGGAEVILECARFYYSYAYFKEDKDRYEILDVIGPDEYHERVNNNAYTSKMVYHTLDIAFKILEILQDKYPEECLKLLSKIEYDKEEILSLIKFKEKLYVPKPDEKTLVIEQFSGYNELEDCTLEEVKSRLLDPKEYWGGGHGVASTTKIIKQADVVLMLNLFKNEYSKEVKKANWEYYEPRTEHGSSLSPCIYALLSCDIGNAEWAYPFFVKTSNVDLTGESKQFAGSIYIGGTHPAANGGAWMSAILGFGGLKIQEGKITIEPKLPKSWNRLAFKVILRGEKYLIDINRDSSSGVITESILKTS